A portion of the Pseudarthrobacter defluvii genome contains these proteins:
- a CDS encoding sugar transferase, which produces MKRISKDYLSRRVRVERVLAAFILVGVSPLFLILCLLVRVKMGSPVFFRQQRVGRFGKTFEIFKFRTMVTDAERLGGGYIPAELNLVPPFGQFMRSTSLDEIPQLINILLGQMSFVGPRPALPQQYARYTPEQARRVLVPQGITGLAQVTYRNDAPWSKRICKDLEYVDSVNLRMDLNLVGKTLVKVVRSEGVMNNQTAADVDDLQPATEDTK; this is translated from the coding sequence ATGAAAAGAATCAGCAAAGATTATCTGAGCCGAAGAGTGAGGGTCGAGCGTGTTCTTGCTGCGTTCATTCTCGTAGGCGTTTCACCACTTTTCTTAATTTTATGCCTGCTCGTAAGAGTTAAGATGGGTTCGCCAGTGTTTTTCCGTCAGCAGCGAGTTGGTCGCTTCGGTAAGACCTTCGAAATTTTTAAGTTCCGGACGATGGTAACTGATGCTGAGCGACTAGGTGGAGGATACATACCAGCCGAATTGAACCTCGTTCCTCCATTCGGACAATTCATGAGATCGACAAGCTTGGATGAAATTCCGCAGTTAATAAACATTCTTCTAGGGCAGATGAGTTTTGTCGGACCTCGCCCCGCATTGCCGCAGCAGTACGCTCGCTATACCCCGGAGCAGGCTAGACGAGTACTAGTGCCTCAGGGCATCACGGGTCTGGCGCAAGTGACTTACCGGAACGATGCGCCTTGGAGTAAGCGGATTTGCAAGGACCTGGAGTACGTCGATTCGGTAAACTTGCGCATGGACTTGAATTTGGTTGGGAAGACACTGGTTAAAGTTGTTCGCTCCGAAGGAGTTATGAATAACCAGACTGCAGCCGACGTAGATGATTTACAACCCGCCACGGAAGATACAAAATGA
- a CDS encoding GNAT family N-acetyltransferase has product MRKVFLSADQNSPSKTFYAEEAYGLALGQSAGATWSVAADKEGLWSLPVMLAPIEGYGWEASSPYGYPGIFADRSLGNKEIAEFWAATLDALRENGVVSLFLRFPPYSYPGLEVAAFSGLPGLELKIISQTIEVPTDIDADGIWTAMAGRARTAVRKAEKLGMTAQVVEADESSLGSHSSFRQLYGETMRRIGAATHHVYESSYYSTLVSRLKERIYVVEVRNSAGRPAACAMILTDDRVVHYHLSGSNPPDARSGANNLLLWTILRWASDRGYKSVHLGGGLTANDPLFKFKESFGGHSRDFTVGRVVVNAELYNILSEKRAQSLGISLTELRTRSFFPVFRAEL; this is encoded by the coding sequence GTGAGGAAAGTTTTCCTATCTGCTGACCAGAATTCCCCGTCTAAGACATTTTATGCCGAAGAAGCTTATGGTCTTGCACTGGGGCAGAGCGCTGGTGCGACCTGGTCCGTGGCTGCCGATAAAGAAGGTCTTTGGTCATTACCTGTGATGCTAGCGCCTATCGAGGGATATGGATGGGAGGCGTCCAGCCCCTACGGCTACCCAGGAATATTTGCTGATCGCTCTCTGGGCAATAAGGAAATAGCTGAATTTTGGGCCGCCACTTTAGATGCGTTGCGGGAGAATGGTGTTGTATCTCTCTTTCTTCGCTTCCCACCGTACAGCTATCCGGGATTGGAGGTTGCGGCCTTTTCTGGGTTGCCTGGTTTGGAACTCAAGATCATTTCGCAGACGATCGAGGTACCAACTGACATCGATGCTGACGGGATTTGGACTGCGATGGCGGGCCGTGCACGAACCGCAGTGAGGAAGGCTGAAAAGCTTGGTATGACTGCTCAGGTTGTTGAAGCAGATGAAAGCAGTTTGGGTAGCCATTCTAGTTTTAGGCAACTTTACGGCGAAACCATGCGACGAATAGGTGCGGCGACTCATCATGTGTATGAATCTTCTTATTACTCCACCTTAGTGAGCCGTCTCAAAGAACGAATTTATGTCGTTGAAGTGAGGAACTCTGCCGGCCGGCCAGCCGCGTGTGCCATGATCCTTACAGATGACAGAGTTGTGCACTATCATCTTTCCGGTTCAAACCCACCTGACGCACGTAGCGGCGCCAACAATCTCTTGCTCTGGACTATTCTGAGATGGGCTTCTGACCGTGGTTACAAGTCTGTTCATCTCGGTGGAGGACTGACGGCTAACGACCCCCTATTCAAGTTCAAGGAATCATTCGGTGGACATTCCCGAGACTTCACCGTTGGTCGAGTAGTTGTAAACGCGGAGCTCTACAACATACTCTCTGAAAAACGCGCACAATCTCTTGGCATCAGTTTGACCGAACTTCGGACGCGCAGTTTCTTCCCAGTTTTCCGAGCGGAGTTGTAG
- a CDS encoding glycosyltransferase family 4 protein — protein sequence MRIIYLHQYFTTADSAGGTRSYEFARRLVRDGHEVHVVTSDRNASVPSSTWNVQPIEGISVHAIGQPYSNSMKPRQRVIAFLNFAIRSALRARSLRGDLIFATSTPLTIVLPALYAMLGRRVPFVMEVRDLWPSVPIALGYLRNPLFRFLAVVLERVAYSKATHIIALSDDMASGVVATGVPSSKVSVVTNMSDVDRFRRGDSQSSWFLGRYPQLAGRPFVVYTGTFGRVNGVDYMVRLAASYKKVDPRLAFVAMGEGAELSTVIELARELGVLDKNFFVLEQVPKKDLPEVLSAALACSSWVIPVKELEANSANKLFDAFAAGRPMLINHGGWQQKLLESTGAGLSLDAHDTELAARQLHKHVSDSGWLASARSASAELGRERFGLHQLYTKFRNVLECAVAVSPSSSTATDSARASQL from the coding sequence ATGAGAATTATCTATCTCCATCAATATTTCACTACTGCAGACTCAGCTGGCGGCACCCGGTCATACGAATTTGCTCGCCGCTTAGTCCGCGATGGCCACGAGGTCCATGTTGTCACTTCGGACCGCAACGCTTCAGTACCTTCAAGCACCTGGAACGTCCAGCCTATTGAGGGCATTTCGGTTCATGCAATAGGCCAGCCGTATAGCAATTCAATGAAACCGAGGCAGAGAGTCATAGCTTTCCTGAACTTTGCTATTCGTTCGGCATTGCGCGCCAGGTCTCTCCGAGGCGATCTCATTTTTGCGACCAGCACTCCGTTGACGATCGTTTTGCCGGCCTTGTACGCGATGCTGGGACGGCGCGTGCCGTTTGTTATGGAAGTTCGTGATCTTTGGCCGTCAGTGCCTATTGCGTTGGGTTATCTGCGCAATCCACTCTTTCGATTTCTTGCGGTTGTCCTCGAGCGCGTCGCCTATTCAAAGGCTACACACATAATTGCCTTGTCAGACGACATGGCTTCAGGAGTAGTTGCGACCGGAGTGCCTAGTAGCAAAGTATCCGTTGTTACCAACATGAGTGATGTCGATCGCTTTCGTCGAGGAGATTCCCAATCGTCTTGGTTCCTGGGTCGCTACCCTCAACTGGCTGGTCGCCCGTTTGTGGTTTACACGGGGACGTTTGGCCGGGTGAACGGCGTCGACTACATGGTTCGCTTGGCAGCCTCTTACAAGAAGGTGGATCCCAGACTTGCATTCGTAGCTATGGGTGAAGGCGCCGAGCTGAGCACTGTGATTGAACTCGCTCGCGAATTGGGGGTTCTTGACAAGAACTTCTTCGTGCTTGAACAGGTCCCGAAGAAGGATTTGCCGGAAGTACTTTCCGCTGCGTTGGCTTGTTCTTCTTGGGTGATACCCGTCAAGGAGCTGGAGGCCAATTCTGCTAACAAGCTATTCGACGCTTTTGCAGCCGGGCGCCCTATGCTGATCAATCATGGCGGATGGCAACAGAAGCTGCTCGAATCCACAGGCGCGGGTCTTTCTCTTGATGCGCATGATACTGAACTGGCAGCTCGACAGTTGCACAAACATGTCAGCGATAGCGGGTGGCTTGCATCAGCACGCTCTGCATCTGCAGAGCTAGGGCGCGAGCGATTCGGCCTACACCAGTTATACACAAAGTTTCGCAACGTATTAGAATGCGCCGTTGCTGTGAGTCCCTCATCTAGCACAGCAACCGACTCCGCTAGAGCGAGCCAGCTATGA
- a CDS encoding nucleotide sugar dehydrogenase — translation MTVKRQKVVVIGQGYVGLPVAMRSVQVGYQVVGLEVDKRRVDGLMLGESYVEDVPNTELAEAVRSGSYRASLDYVDAADFDYAVITVPTPLRESIPDLSFIEEAARSLAAYVSPGSTVILESTTYPGTTEELLVPLLEAGSGLCAGEDFYVGYSPERIDPGNKTWGFVETPKIVSGTGAEALRRVKTFYDSIVDTTVPVSSPKEAELAKLLENTFRHVNIALVNEMAVFANQLGVNIWEAIEAASSKPFGFMKFTPGPGVGGHCLPVDPSYLSWQVRRKLGQNFRFVELANDINDHMPDYVLQRLMLMLNDRKRALSGSKILLAGLAYKKDSGDIRESPALRLIELLQGAGVEVWGMDTHVENYRWPDGVQSVEATREVFQAATAVVLVTDHSDIDYALMVESSDLILDTRNKLRGPNVETL, via the coding sequence GTGACTGTAAAACGTCAGAAAGTTGTCGTCATCGGGCAGGGTTATGTTGGTCTTCCCGTCGCCATGAGATCTGTCCAGGTTGGGTATCAGGTCGTGGGCTTGGAAGTCGACAAGCGCCGGGTAGATGGCTTGATGTTAGGGGAGTCCTACGTTGAAGACGTCCCAAACACCGAGCTTGCGGAAGCAGTCCGGAGTGGGTCTTATCGCGCGTCATTGGATTATGTGGATGCCGCGGACTTCGACTACGCCGTAATCACTGTTCCTACGCCCCTCCGAGAGAGCATTCCTGACCTCAGCTTTATTGAGGAGGCAGCGCGATCCCTGGCCGCATACGTTAGTCCTGGATCGACTGTGATTCTCGAATCCACAACTTATCCTGGGACGACCGAGGAATTACTCGTACCTTTACTGGAGGCTGGGTCAGGGCTCTGCGCTGGCGAAGACTTTTATGTCGGATATAGCCCAGAGAGAATCGACCCCGGCAACAAGACTTGGGGGTTCGTAGAGACGCCCAAAATCGTGAGTGGCACGGGTGCCGAAGCACTTCGTCGAGTCAAGACGTTCTATGACTCAATAGTTGACACTACCGTGCCGGTATCGTCGCCAAAAGAAGCTGAGCTTGCCAAGCTTCTTGAGAACACCTTTCGCCATGTCAACATCGCTCTTGTAAACGAGATGGCGGTTTTTGCCAACCAGCTAGGCGTGAACATATGGGAAGCAATTGAAGCGGCAAGCAGCAAGCCGTTCGGCTTCATGAAGTTCACTCCGGGTCCAGGCGTTGGAGGTCATTGCCTTCCGGTTGACCCCAGCTACCTCTCCTGGCAGGTACGCAGGAAACTCGGCCAGAATTTCCGCTTTGTGGAGCTTGCCAACGACATAAATGACCATATGCCTGATTATGTGCTGCAGCGTCTGATGTTGATGTTGAACGATCGAAAGCGCGCCCTTTCGGGTTCCAAAATCCTTCTTGCCGGGCTGGCATACAAGAAGGATTCTGGTGACATCCGCGAATCTCCGGCACTCCGGCTCATTGAGCTTCTGCAAGGAGCGGGAGTGGAGGTATGGGGTATGGATACTCATGTCGAGAATTACCGCTGGCCAGATGGTGTCCAATCGGTCGAGGCGACCAGGGAAGTCTTCCAAGCCGCGACTGCCGTAGTTCTCGTAACAGACCATAGTGATATCGACTATGCGCTCATGGTCGAGTCCTCCGACCTGATCTTAGACACTCGCAATAAGTTGCGCGGCCCCAATGTCGAAACTCTTTAG
- a CDS encoding lipopolysaccharide biosynthesis protein: MSFASSLLRLGKPGLLDGEEASGLAMTKQPNEDVAHREPRLRRIWKKGSTTFQLLVVQLVTAGTAFVVNIFSATVMPPEGRGYLALLVQITYLLTVAAMLGIERPYIADRQADFGDALYELVRLLRPGYLLAVLIISAVATFAVPDSQGLLVAVLLVVVYLVGNVCARLVRTSYIASGSVSPFLTVSISTQIFLLAASAYLLFTANSSPQHWFLAYGLSGLIALVVVAVAVVKRARAGVRRAEERRIRREGLYLLPASFGNTAMLRSDRLLLPALASNAQLGIYVVVATTMELASWPIQNWVDASLNKWRNDGRSAIGGRGLMVKAVAATTVLSVLMGIASLIFIEYFLNDSYADSKTLIVPLGLAAVIYSASRVQQGLMIANGMTKSVSFAELIGMAVSVGGYVLLIPLLGAFGAAAASAVGYGTCLIAGLVLSRRELGAIRTRKL, translated from the coding sequence ATGTCATTCGCAAGTTCATTGCTTCGACTCGGTAAGCCTGGACTATTGGATGGGGAAGAGGCCAGCGGCTTGGCGATGACTAAGCAACCCAATGAGGACGTCGCCCATAGAGAGCCTCGCTTGCGGAGGATTTGGAAGAAGGGATCAACAACCTTCCAACTATTGGTGGTTCAACTTGTCACTGCTGGGACAGCCTTTGTTGTCAACATTTTCTCAGCCACTGTAATGCCGCCGGAGGGTAGAGGTTACCTTGCGCTACTCGTACAAATTACATATCTACTGACGGTTGCAGCTATGTTGGGCATTGAGCGTCCATACATAGCTGACAGACAAGCGGATTTCGGTGACGCACTGTACGAGCTGGTTCGGCTGCTTCGCCCAGGCTACCTTCTGGCAGTGCTGATTATTTCGGCCGTTGCCACATTTGCTGTGCCCGATAGCCAAGGACTGCTGGTTGCAGTGCTCTTGGTAGTGGTCTATTTGGTAGGGAACGTCTGTGCGCGACTCGTGCGAACAAGCTATATCGCCAGTGGGAGCGTTTCGCCGTTCCTAACAGTGTCTATCTCCACCCAAATTTTCCTTTTGGCCGCTTCGGCCTACTTACTATTCACGGCCAATAGCTCTCCGCAGCATTGGTTCCTCGCCTATGGTTTGTCTGGTTTGATTGCGCTCGTCGTTGTTGCTGTAGCTGTTGTAAAGAGGGCGCGTGCGGGGGTTAGACGTGCCGAAGAGCGCCGCATACGCAGAGAGGGGTTATACCTTCTACCGGCCTCTTTCGGCAACACCGCTATGCTACGTTCTGATCGTCTGCTCCTGCCGGCTCTGGCTTCGAACGCTCAGCTAGGCATTTACGTGGTGGTTGCGACGACTATGGAGCTCGCGTCGTGGCCAATTCAGAACTGGGTCGACGCGTCCTTGAATAAGTGGCGCAATGATGGTCGAAGCGCGATCGGCGGGCGCGGGTTGATGGTCAAGGCAGTGGCTGCCACCACTGTACTTTCAGTTCTTATGGGTATAGCAAGCTTAATTTTTATCGAGTATTTCCTGAACGACTCGTACGCGGACTCAAAGACGCTCATCGTCCCCCTCGGACTAGCTGCTGTCATATATTCAGCGAGCAGGGTGCAGCAAGGTTTGATGATTGCGAATGGTATGACCAAGTCTGTATCTTTCGCTGAGCTTATTGGGATGGCTGTTTCCGTCGGGGGATATGTCTTGCTTATCCCGCTATTAGGGGCTTTTGGAGCAGCAGCAGCTTCGGCAGTAGGCTACGGCACTTGTCTCATTGCGGGTCTTGTCCTGAGCCGTCGAGAGTTGGGCGCCATACGTACGCGGAAGTTGTGA
- a CDS encoding DegT/DnrJ/EryC1/StrS family aminotransferase, which yields MSSPDVGETEEYYMSRAFHSGWIAPLGPDVDKFELEVAERVGRSHAVALSSGTAALHLALLAHGVGPGTVCLTSTMTFAATANAITYTGAAPVFIDCDAATGNMDPALLAKAAEDLTAGGKTISAVVPVDLLGKAVDYGAISAIASKYDVPVVADAAESMGAQHQDRAAGAWGDSAIFSFNGNKIMTTSGGGMLLTDDEQIASRARYLATQARQPVAHYEHTEVGYNYRLSNLLAALGRAQLARLDDMIERRRNIRTFYKSLFDQVPGVEIFGAQDDFQDNCWLTSVLVDPALAGFGPSDLISVLSEQNIESRPLWKPMHLQPVFERNLAYTNGSSEYLFAHGVTLPSGSSLSQSDLQRVQDVIRKFIASTR from the coding sequence ATGTCTTCTCCCGATGTGGGCGAAACGGAAGAGTACTACATGTCGCGTGCCTTCCACTCTGGATGGATTGCGCCCTTAGGGCCTGATGTCGACAAGTTCGAATTAGAAGTTGCGGAGCGTGTGGGTAGGTCCCATGCTGTGGCGTTGAGCTCCGGCACTGCAGCACTGCATTTGGCGCTTCTGGCCCATGGCGTAGGGCCGGGCACTGTTTGTCTTACATCGACGATGACGTTCGCAGCTACAGCTAACGCAATAACCTACACAGGGGCAGCACCTGTCTTTATAGATTGTGATGCAGCTACCGGCAACATGGATCCAGCGCTTTTGGCGAAGGCTGCGGAAGATCTGACGGCGGGGGGCAAGACAATCTCGGCCGTTGTTCCAGTGGATTTGCTCGGCAAAGCCGTTGACTACGGAGCGATCAGCGCCATTGCATCCAAATACGATGTTCCAGTCGTTGCTGACGCTGCCGAGTCGATGGGTGCCCAGCATCAGGATAGGGCGGCAGGAGCTTGGGGCGATTCGGCGATCTTTTCATTCAACGGAAATAAGATCATGACTACGTCCGGCGGGGGCATGCTTCTTACGGACGATGAGCAGATCGCATCTCGGGCTCGGTATCTTGCCACTCAAGCGCGCCAGCCTGTGGCACATTACGAACATACTGAGGTGGGCTACAACTATCGCCTCAGTAATCTGCTGGCGGCGTTAGGGCGGGCACAATTAGCCCGACTGGACGACATGATCGAGCGCCGGAGGAATATCCGTACTTTTTATAAATCTCTGTTTGATCAGGTTCCCGGGGTTGAGATATTTGGTGCCCAAGATGACTTTCAAGACAACTGCTGGTTAACTTCCGTCCTAGTGGATCCTGCGTTGGCTGGCTTCGGTCCATCTGACTTGATTTCGGTGCTTTCTGAGCAGAACATCGAGAGTAGACCGCTGTGGAAGCCTATGCATCTTCAACCAGTTTTTGAGCGTAACCTTGCCTACACAAATGGTTCATCCGAATACTTGTTTGCGCATGGCGTAACGCTGCCGAGTGGATCTAGTCTGTCGCAGTCGGATCTGCAACGAGTACAAGATGTCATTCGCAAGTTCATTGCTTCGACTCGGTAA
- a CDS encoding UDP-N-acetylglucosamine 4,6-dehydratase family protein: MSLQDLRDVAIEDLIGRHPVDTAIEAVAGYIEGKRVLVTGAGGSIGAELCRQLARFSPDELIMLDRDESGLHGVQMSISGHGLLDSDDVVLADIRDEKALQSIFQQRRPQVVFHAAALKHLPMLEQYPGEAWKTNVLGTLNVLKAARDANVETFINVSTDKAANPISVLGHSKRVAEKLTAWAAANSAGNYLSVRFGNVIGSRGSMLPTFIAQIESGGPVTVTDPGVTRYFMTIPEACQLVIQAGAIGRPGEVLILDMGHPVKILDIAKRMIAKSGRSIDIVFTGLREGEKLHEELIGTSESDERPFHPQITHNLVPPIDPENLEHEKWVPTSSRQQDPSKPYTASGLGER; encoded by the coding sequence ATGAGCCTCCAGGACCTCCGCGACGTCGCGATTGAGGACCTCATTGGACGGCACCCAGTAGATACGGCGATTGAGGCGGTTGCCGGTTATATCGAGGGGAAAAGAGTCTTGGTCACGGGCGCCGGGGGTTCAATAGGCGCGGAGCTTTGCCGACAGCTCGCAAGATTCTCTCCGGACGAACTGATAATGCTCGATCGGGATGAGTCCGGGTTGCACGGGGTGCAGATGTCTATCTCAGGGCATGGACTCCTCGATAGCGACGACGTTGTCCTTGCTGATATTCGCGATGAAAAGGCCCTGCAGAGCATCTTTCAGCAGCGCCGGCCGCAAGTTGTCTTCCACGCCGCAGCCCTCAAACATCTCCCTATGCTTGAGCAGTATCCCGGAGAAGCTTGGAAAACAAACGTGCTCGGGACCCTGAACGTACTCAAAGCTGCAAGAGACGCAAATGTCGAGACATTTATTAACGTGTCCACGGACAAAGCCGCAAATCCCATCAGCGTTTTGGGGCATTCCAAGCGGGTTGCTGAAAAGCTTACGGCCTGGGCGGCCGCGAACTCAGCCGGGAACTATCTTTCAGTTCGTTTCGGAAATGTCATTGGTAGCAGAGGATCCATGCTGCCCACGTTTATCGCACAAATAGAATCCGGTGGTCCGGTTACCGTAACTGACCCGGGTGTGACTCGCTACTTCATGACTATTCCCGAAGCTTGCCAATTGGTTATCCAGGCTGGCGCAATAGGGCGGCCTGGTGAAGTTTTGATCCTCGATATGGGGCACCCAGTAAAGATCCTAGATATTGCCAAGCGCATGATCGCTAAGTCGGGAAGGTCAATTGATATCGTCTTCACGGGCTTGCGTGAGGGGGAGAAGCTTCACGAGGAGCTAATTGGCACATCAGAAAGCGACGAACGGCCGTTTCACCCGCAAATAACGCACAATCTTGTTCCTCCTATCGACCCCGAAAATCTCGAACATGAGAAATGGGTGCCTACAAGTTCACGACAACAGGACCCATCTAAGCCCTACACTGCTTCTGGATTGGGGGAGCGATGA
- a CDS encoding polysaccharide biosynthesis tyrosine autokinase translates to MELKDYLRVLRRNWLVIVAAILLGVLIAGAASLLVKPRYVSQTKLFVALQNSSSVAELQQGNVFTQARVRSYVETVTTPAVLQPVIDSLGLADTPASLAGKISATADANTVLISISVSDESPTRAAAIAQAVSASLVNTVDVLEKPAAGGVSPVKLSIVTPATAASSPVSPNVRLNVLIGLLAGFALGLGYVALRSVLDTRVRGEIDVHKITDAPILGGISFDADATKKPLLTQAPPQSPRAESFRQLRTNLQFAHVSNQSKTVLMTSSLPGEGKSTTATNLAIALSQAGQTVALVDADLRRPMVAEYLGLERNVGLTTVLIGDANLEDVLQPWGENKLYVLASGQVPPNPSELLGSERMHQLVGRLEESFDAVIIDAPPLLPVTDAAVLAQQVGGVVLVVGSQKVRATDVQKSLAALEMVDADLLGVVLNRLPAKGPDAYAYSYYGNDRLGSAGVPTPAAGIGSLGGNHDFERILKGEPRRESQLRSAGSRSRNGE, encoded by the coding sequence TTGGAGCTGAAGGACTATTTGCGCGTGCTCCGAAGAAACTGGTTGGTCATTGTGGCTGCCATATTGCTTGGCGTTCTAATAGCGGGTGCTGCGTCCCTCTTGGTAAAGCCAAGATACGTGTCACAAACCAAGCTCTTCGTGGCGCTGCAGAATTCTTCGTCCGTCGCCGAGTTGCAGCAAGGCAATGTATTTACGCAGGCTCGCGTTCGATCCTATGTAGAAACAGTCACCACTCCGGCGGTTCTGCAGCCAGTAATAGACAGCCTCGGACTAGCGGACACGCCTGCGTCTCTGGCGGGAAAGATCTCGGCAACCGCTGATGCCAACACGGTTCTCATCAGCATCTCGGTGTCCGATGAGTCCCCCACACGAGCTGCAGCGATTGCCCAGGCTGTCAGTGCCAGCCTGGTCAATACCGTGGATGTGCTTGAGAAGCCCGCAGCCGGTGGTGTTTCCCCGGTCAAGTTGTCGATAGTTACTCCGGCAACAGCTGCTAGCTCACCCGTTTCTCCAAACGTCCGACTGAACGTACTTATCGGCTTGCTCGCAGGCTTTGCTCTCGGATTGGGCTATGTTGCACTGCGTTCCGTCTTGGATACCCGCGTCCGCGGTGAAATTGATGTTCATAAGATTACCGACGCCCCTATTCTTGGGGGTATCAGCTTCGACGCCGACGCCACGAAGAAACCCCTGCTAACTCAGGCTCCGCCGCAAAGTCCCCGCGCCGAATCCTTCCGTCAACTCAGGACCAACCTTCAATTTGCTCATGTTAGCAACCAGTCAAAGACAGTACTTATGACCTCGTCCTTACCCGGCGAGGGAAAAAGCACAACTGCTACCAACCTAGCTATCGCCCTCTCGCAGGCTGGACAGACCGTCGCTCTTGTAGACGCTGATCTTAGGCGTCCTATGGTCGCAGAGTACTTGGGCCTGGAGCGGAACGTAGGTCTTACCACTGTTCTTATTGGAGACGCGAACCTAGAAGATGTCCTACAGCCATGGGGCGAAAACAAGCTTTATGTGTTGGCTTCGGGACAGGTTCCGCCAAACCCAAGCGAACTCCTGGGGTCAGAAAGAATGCACCAGCTGGTAGGGCGGCTTGAAGAAAGCTTCGACGCTGTGATCATCGACGCTCCTCCCTTGCTGCCGGTTACGGACGCCGCAGTCTTGGCTCAACAGGTCGGGGGAGTTGTTCTTGTTGTCGGGTCTCAGAAAGTAAGAGCAACAGATGTTCAAAAATCACTTGCCGCGCTGGAAATGGTGGACGCTGATCTGCTCGGCGTGGTGCTGAATCGGCTCCCTGCGAAGGGGCCCGATGCGTACGCCTACAGCTACTACGGCAATGACCGCCTCGGCAGCGCGGGCGTCCCAACACCAGCAGCCGGAATCGGTTCCCTTGGCGGAAATCATGATTTCGAAAGGATTCTGAAGGGGGAGCCACGTCGCGAATCGCAGCTCAGAAGTGCGGGCAGCAGGAGCCGGAATGGCGAATGA